One segment of Virgibacillus doumboii DNA contains the following:
- a CDS encoding Tex family protein, protein MSTELEQWVAKEADVKTAIVKKVIALMDEGNTVPFIARYRKEVTGGLDEVQIKLIQDKYQYAVNLAERKEEVIRLIDEQGKLTEELERDITQATQLQRVEDLYRPYKQKRRTKATIAKEKGLEPLAEIVWAQEAKDISSEAEKFLSEEHELNTIEDVLTGVNNIIAEWISDDPEYREYIREETFKRGTMHAEAKDADKDDKGVYEMYYEYDEAVRSMVSHRILALNRGEKEEVLKVSIESPIDRVFEFLQKKVIANKGNQETAAILQGAIEDGYKRLIQPSIEREIRNSLTEKAEEQAIDVFSKNLKNLLLQPPLKGKTVLGVDPAYRTGCKLAVVDETGKVHQVGVMYPTAPKHDTAGAEKMVMNLINEFDVELIAIGNGTASRETEQFIADVIGKHALEIPYIIVNEAGASVYSASKLAREEFPDLQVEERSAASIARRVQDPLAELVKIDPKSIGVGQYQHDVSQKALNESLTFVVETAVNQVGVNVNTASTSLLQYVAGLSKTVANNIVNQRNDEGKFTNRKQLKKIPRLGAKTYEQGIGFLRIPDGENPLDRTPIHPESYSHTEQLLQMIDCEISDIGSDKLGNKLNELNKSEVADQLEIGEPTLIDIMNALSRPERDPRDDLPKPLLKQNVMSMEDLKPGMEMQGTVRNVVDFGVFVDIGVKQDGLVHISKMANKFVKHPMDIASVGDVVTVWVENVDVDKGRIALTMIGGNEAKKS, encoded by the coding sequence GTGTCAACTGAATTAGAACAATGGGTAGCAAAAGAAGCTGATGTAAAAACTGCTATCGTTAAAAAAGTTATCGCATTAATGGATGAAGGAAACACCGTACCATTTATCGCGCGTTACCGAAAAGAGGTTACTGGCGGACTGGATGAAGTCCAAATCAAATTGATTCAGGATAAATACCAATATGCAGTCAACCTTGCTGAACGAAAAGAAGAAGTAATCCGATTAATCGATGAGCAGGGAAAGCTTACGGAGGAACTTGAACGTGATATAACACAAGCCACACAGCTGCAGCGTGTCGAGGACTTATACCGTCCATACAAGCAAAAACGCCGGACAAAAGCAACAATTGCCAAGGAAAAAGGACTGGAACCGCTGGCTGAAATTGTTTGGGCACAAGAAGCAAAAGATATATCTTCAGAAGCAGAGAAATTTTTATCTGAAGAGCATGAATTGAATACGATTGAAGACGTGTTGACAGGCGTAAACAATATAATTGCTGAATGGATATCAGATGATCCGGAATACCGTGAATATATTCGTGAAGAGACGTTTAAACGTGGTACAATGCACGCCGAGGCAAAGGATGCGGATAAGGACGATAAAGGCGTCTATGAAATGTATTACGAATATGATGAGGCTGTTCGCTCCATGGTCTCGCATCGTATCCTGGCACTGAATCGCGGTGAAAAAGAGGAAGTACTGAAAGTGTCGATTGAGTCGCCAATTGATCGTGTTTTTGAATTTTTACAGAAAAAAGTTATTGCGAATAAAGGGAATCAGGAGACAGCGGCTATTTTGCAGGGAGCAATCGAGGATGGCTATAAGCGGTTAATCCAGCCTTCCATTGAACGGGAAATCCGCAATAGTCTAACCGAAAAAGCTGAAGAGCAGGCAATTGATGTATTTTCAAAAAATCTTAAAAACCTGCTGCTGCAGCCACCACTGAAAGGAAAAACAGTTTTAGGGGTGGATCCGGCCTATCGAACCGGGTGTAAGCTTGCAGTGGTTGATGAAACAGGGAAAGTTCACCAGGTTGGCGTCATGTATCCAACAGCGCCAAAACATGATACAGCCGGCGCTGAAAAAATGGTGATGAATCTTATCAACGAATTTGATGTTGAACTGATTGCCATAGGAAATGGAACAGCTTCACGGGAAACAGAGCAGTTTATAGCTGATGTGATTGGAAAGCACGCATTGGAAATTCCATACATTATTGTCAATGAAGCGGGCGCGAGTGTTTATTCAGCATCCAAACTGGCCCGGGAAGAGTTTCCTGATCTGCAAGTCGAAGAACGAAGCGCAGCATCGATTGCACGAAGAGTACAGGATCCGCTTGCCGAGCTCGTAAAGATTGATCCGAAGTCGATTGGTGTCGGTCAGTATCAGCACGATGTCAGTCAAAAAGCGCTGAATGAATCCCTGACATTTGTTGTGGAAACTGCGGTTAACCAGGTTGGCGTTAATGTAAATACAGCCTCAACTTCATTACTGCAATATGTAGCGGGCCTTAGTAAAACCGTGGCTAATAATATTGTGAATCAACGGAATGACGAAGGGAAGTTTACCAACCGTAAACAATTGAAAAAAATTCCGCGTCTAGGTGCAAAAACATATGAACAGGGGATTGGATTTTTACGGATTCCGGATGGCGAAAACCCGCTTGATCGGACGCCGATCCACCCGGAAAGCTATTCACATACGGAACAGCTGCTGCAGATGATTGACTGTGAGATCAGTGACATCGGCTCAGACAAGCTTGGCAATAAATTGAATGAATTGAATAAAAGCGAAGTAGCTGATCAATTGGAAATTGGTGAGCCAACGTTAATCGATATTATGAATGCGCTGAGTCGCCCGGAACGTGACCCGCGTGATGACCTGCCTAAACCATTGTTAAAACAGAATGTCATGAGTATGGAAGATTTAAAACCAGGAATGGAAATGCAGGGAACTGTAAGGAATGTCGTCGACTTTGGTGTTTTTGTGGATATTGGTGTCAAACAGGATGGACTCGTGCATATTTCAAAAATGGCAAATAAATTTGTGAAGCACCCAATGGATATAGCATCTGTAGGTGATGTGGTAACCGTATGGGTTGAAAATGTCGATGTGGACAAGGGGCGCATTGCATTGACGATGATTGGTGGAAATGAGGCTAAAAAAAGCTGA
- a CDS encoding STAS domain-containing protein: MNLQIDVTESNEKSVVNLTGEIDAYTAPKLKEAVLPLTKANGQTVEVNLEDVDYMDSTGLGVFISALKSTKENDSKLKLVNLQDRVARLFKITGLDEIIDIGTAIRGENS, from the coding sequence ATGAATTTACAGATTGATGTTACAGAGAGTAATGAGAAGTCTGTTGTAAATCTGACAGGGGAAATTGATGCATATACAGCACCAAAGTTAAAAGAGGCAGTACTGCCACTAACAAAAGCTAACGGACAGACTGTGGAAGTGAATCTGGAAGACGTTGATTACATGGATAGTACGGGCCTTGGTGTCTTCATAAGTGCCTTGAAATCAACGAAAGAGAATGACAGTAAGCTGAAATTGGTAAATCTGCAGGATCGTGTAGCAAGGTTGTTTAAAATTACCGGACTTGACGAAATTATAGATATAGGTACTGCGATTAGAGGTGAGAATTCGTAA
- the rsbW gene encoding anti-sigma B factor RsbW — MEMFDFIEMKIPAKAEYVGVARLSLSGIANRMGFTYEDIEDLKVAVSEAITNAVDHAYDDQDDGEITVGFGVYEDRLETMVADHGGSFDLKDIKGGIGPYKESESVENLREGGFGLFLINALMDKVELNNNYGVIVLMTKYLYETEVGSSDDQISTTQ; from the coding sequence ATGGAAATGTTTGATTTTATCGAAATGAAGATTCCTGCGAAGGCAGAATATGTGGGCGTTGCCCGCTTGAGCTTGTCAGGAATTGCCAACAGAATGGGCTTTACCTATGAGGATATTGAGGATTTAAAGGTAGCCGTTTCAGAAGCAATTACAAATGCTGTTGATCACGCCTATGATGACCAGGATGACGGGGAAATAACTGTTGGGTTTGGTGTATACGAAGATCGCCTGGAAACAATGGTAGCTGACCATGGAGGCAGCTTCGATCTTAAAGATATAAAAGGGGGAATAGGTCCATACAAGGAATCAGAGTCGGTTGAAAATTTACGCGAAGGTGGCTTTGGGTTATTTTTAATTAACGCGTTAATGGACAAAGTTGAACTAAATAACAACTATGGCGTTATCGTATTAATGACCAAGTACCTTTATGAAACTGAGGTGGGTTCCAGTGACGACCAGATCTCAACCACACAATAA
- the sigB gene encoding RNA polymerase sigma factor SigB produces MTTRSQPHNKGRDEVYGWIEHLQQDPTDEALQEKIVLAYTDLVESIARKYSKNSSIHEDLVQVGMIGLLAAVRRYDASFGKSFESFAIPTIIGEIKRFIRDKTWSVHVPRRIKELGPKIKKAVDELTTENQNSPTVKQIAGYLGVSEEDVLETMEMGKSYKALSVDRKIEADSDGSTVAILDLVGKNENGYENVDQRMLLEKIIPILSEREQQILKCTYFDNLSQKETGELLGISQMHVSRLQRRSLRKLREAIQSENTEVFD; encoded by the coding sequence GTGACGACCAGATCTCAACCACACAATAAAGGAAGAGATGAGGTTTACGGATGGATAGAACATCTCCAACAGGACCCGACAGATGAAGCCTTGCAGGAGAAAATTGTACTGGCTTACACTGACCTGGTTGAATCAATTGCCAGGAAGTACTCGAAAAACAGCAGTATACATGAAGACTTAGTCCAGGTTGGTATGATAGGACTGCTTGCTGCAGTAAGAAGGTATGATGCTTCTTTTGGCAAGTCATTCGAATCATTTGCCATCCCTACCATAATCGGTGAGATAAAACGATTCATTCGGGACAAAACGTGGAGTGTTCATGTTCCACGACGTATAAAAGAGTTAGGACCAAAGATTAAGAAAGCCGTTGATGAATTAACAACAGAAAATCAGAATTCACCTACAGTTAAACAAATTGCTGGTTATTTGGGTGTCTCGGAAGAAGATGTGCTGGAAACGATGGAAATGGGTAAAAGCTATAAAGCCCTGTCCGTCGACAGAAAGATTGAAGCGGACTCTGATGGCAGTACGGTAGCTATTCTCGATTTAGTAGGTAAAAATGAAAATGGCTATGAAAATGTAGACCAGCGAATGTTACTTGAGAAAATTATACCTATTTTATCAGAACGTGAGCAGCAAATTTTAAAGTGCACTTATTTTGATAATTTAAGTCAAAAGGAAACGGGAGAATTACTCGGTATCTCCCAAATGCATGTATCAAGATTACAACGCCGTTCACTAAGAAAACTCCGTGAAGCAATTCAATCCGAGAATACGGAGGTATTTGATTGA
- a CDS encoding SpoIIE family protein phosphatase → MSTVEKKVKAAVYQKPKKGEYLCGDSYFYKETDNEFICALADGLGSGEFAKESSQIVIDIIKRDYNTSVEQLIKTCNQQLTGKRGVVVGVLKIEFDKQRYTFSSIGNIGVLTIPQNGKKKRNIPDPGYLAGYHRPFKVVTENLEPAMTFIMFTDGVTDADLSQSFLLNSDVNCIAKAYEEHTDGKVRSDDTTLIAIRYEA, encoded by the coding sequence TTGAGTACGGTAGAAAAGAAGGTAAAAGCAGCTGTTTACCAGAAACCGAAAAAAGGTGAGTACTTGTGTGGTGACAGTTACTTTTACAAGGAAACAGACAATGAATTCATATGTGCACTGGCAGATGGATTGGGAAGCGGTGAATTTGCCAAAGAATCCTCCCAGATCGTAATTGATATTATAAAGAGAGATTACAATACATCTGTTGAACAGCTTATTAAAACATGTAATCAGCAGTTAACCGGGAAACGTGGTGTAGTTGTTGGGGTTTTAAAAATAGAGTTCGATAAACAGCGTTATACCTTTTCGTCCATTGGTAACATTGGGGTGTTAACAATCCCCCAGAACGGAAAGAAAAAAAGAAACATACCTGATCCCGGTTATCTTGCGGGTTATCACCGGCCGTTTAAAGTTGTTACGGAAAATCTTGAGCCGGCAATGACGTTTATTATGTTTACAGATGGTGTTACGGATGCAGATTTATCACAAAGTTTTTTACTGAACAGCGATGTGAATTGTATAGCGAAAGCGTATGAAGAACATACAGATGGAAAAGTGAGAAGTGATGATACAACTTTAATAGCTATACGGTACGAAGCATAG